The Syntrophobotulus glycolicus DSM 8271 DNA window TGAAAAAAATTTATCAGTTATCGATGATCGCCCTCGGTTCCTGTTCCCTGCTGATCAGTCTTTTATCCCTGGTCATACAGATTATAAAAATATCCCATAAGTAGGATTTTTACTCAGAAATGCTGTAAAAAGTAGCCGTCTGCAAAACCGAACTACTTTTTACATACTCATAAAGGTTGCTTTGCCCTTATCTATAAGAATATCTCTTATAGATTTTTTGTGCTCACAATTTTATTATATTGAACGGATTAAACTTTTATATCAAAATAATGAACTTTTATCTGGAGATACCGGTTAAGAATTATACACCCTCCAAATCAATTCTCCCATTCTCAGTCTTCAGTTCTATTCTGGGCTTCGGATCACCCAGAATACCTTTAAACTCAGTCCCGGATTCTCTTCTTTCTTCTATTCTGGGTTCCGAATCGCCCTGGATACCGTTTAAATCAGCCTCGGATTCATCAGGAGTACGTTTCAAATCATAGCCTTCACAACGGATTTCCCCATTTTGGGATACTGCCGCAAAGGTACCTTTTTGGGCCTTCGGCAAGGTTGCCCGGATATCTCCATCCCGGCTGGTTATGATGATATCCTGATCTGTAACGGAAAGATTTTTTAAGACAATACTGCCGCCATACTGCTGATCAAGCTTCAGCCTGCCTGTATTGTTTTCCACCCTGATATCTCCCGAGGAACTCTCCGCTTCAAGCTCCCCCTGATGCTCCTTGACCTGAAGATCTCCGGCCTGGGAGACAATCGTCAGCTTTCCTCTCACTCCTTCCACGAAGGTATCGCCATTTTCATTGCGAATTTTGTAATCCACCTCTTTGGGTACTCTCACAGTATAGTTGACCTTCACCTGAAAGGTCGTATCAAAGTCTAAAATATCCTCATATTTCGTCTCAATTTTCAGGGTTTCCCCTTCTCTCACCATCACCAGCTGATCGGCAAGCTGGACAGCAGTCTGCTCCTGATTGCTTTTGATGAGCATTTCAGCATCTATCTCCACCGAGTTTCCTTCGTTTTTCTCAATATTGATATTGCCTTTACTGTTACGGATATCAATACTTTTTACTTTAGCCGCATCAATTGTATATGATTTATTGTGCAAGGACTCGTATTTATACAGGCCGAGCCCGTTGAACAGGGCCGGGGAGTATTCACCGGCGAAGATACTCTGCGCTGCATATACCCCCGTGCTTGCCAGGATGACCAGGAGCACCAGAAAAATACTCAAGCCGTCAAATTTTAATTTTGGCTGCTCTTCCCGCGAAAAAAACAGATAAGCAAGAATCTCTGCCCCGAGGACAATCAGGATCAGCGGCCACCAGCGCATAATGAGAATTGCTCCATTAATCCCGTTAAACTGACCGCCAAGCAGCAATATTCCGGTTGCGATGAGCATACTGCCCATGGATACCGTTCCAACTCTCCACTTTCTCATCAAAATTTCTCCTTTTGCTCTTCTATGTTCGGTTCAGCAGCCTCATTTGCCGGGATCTTGGCCATACCGGTGATATTTGGAGCAGCTTTAACTTTGCTGCCCATTAATAGCTTGATCCCTCCGCCGATAAACAGCAGGGCGATGATTCCTGTCCGCAGATATTCTTTGATTTGCTCGCTTAACCAAAGACCGATTTGCGGCATAACAATTTTATCAAAAATCATAATGCCGCCAAGAGCGATCAAAACAATGCCTGCAACCTTTGCCCAATTGTCTGCCATCTGATGATCTTTCCATAATTCAGTAAAGAAAACTTTCTGTTTTTCCTCAATGACAGGATCGGAAAATTTATGCAGGACATCAAATACACTATAAAACCATAAGAGCGGCGCGAACATCAAAAGAAACGACAGGTGCAGGAAATCGTTCAAATATAAGGTCAGAAAAAAGCCCGCCATTAGATTCAGTCCTTTTTCCATCAAACCGAGATACATATGACCGGCCCCGGGAATCACGGAAAATACCAAGGCAAGGATTTTACGGTTCTCAAAAATAAACTCTCCGGTAAGGTCAACGGGACTGTCCCCAGCATCGAGCCCCGTTGGCTCCAGTGCTCTCCTGTTGATTTTATCCACTAAAACGAAACTGTCGACCAAGGCCGCCAGCCAAATCACAGGCACTGCGATAAGCGGAAGGGGTGCATTGAAAAAATTGACGATGGAAAAAAGCATACTCATCGCAAACACAAAACCGGTGGCCGTCAAAAATACCAGTCCTCTGGGAATCAGCTCCAGGTAAATATGACCCAAACCGGGGATAAAGGATAACATAAAGGTGATCAATTTACTCTTTTTCTTCATACAATTGCTTTACTCCTTTCACGTGTGAATCTCCAAATTTCTGTCCGGACATTTTGATCTCTTCCTTTTTGATCTTTCATTCGCCCTGGACTCATCTTCTATTCCTTTTTCTTTCTAAGCTGTTCCATCAAGGATGGCCTCTGTTCAAAGACCCTCTCTGTCCAGCCGGGCCGGATAATTTTGTCCTCCCATCTCTCTGCAACGACATGATCCCGATCGCCCCCGGCAATTTGAAAGATCTGAATATCCCCGCTGAACACACCGGATAGCCCATTAAACAATCCTCCTGCCCAGAAAAGCAATGCTATACCGGCTACCGCACAGTAATAGAGAAACAGATTATCCTTTGTTCTCCTCTGCTGCTGACGGATATCCGGCGCAATCAAATTCATGACTTTGTCCGTAAAGTCAGGCGACAAGCGGCAATCTGCAGAATGATCCGAACTGTTTGGGGTGAGCAGAGAAGCTTGCATTGTTTGAAGATAGATTTCCAGACATTTGCCGCAAACAAGCAAATGCTCTTCCATCTTCCAGGCCAGCTGTTCATCAACTTGTCCCTGCCGGTACATCTGCCAGATATTTTTTTCATAGCACTGATTGTTTATCTGCTTCTCGCTCATGTCTTATTCATCTCCTGGAAATATTCTCTCAGTATCTTTCTTCCCCGGTACAATCTTGTTTCTACTGTTCTTGGACTGATATTTTCTTCAACGGCAATTTCCTTACAGCTTTTTCCTTCCTCGTAGCTTTTTTTTAGAACCCTCATATATGGCTCCGGGATCTTTTGCATACAGGCTTTCAGGATTCGAATTTCTTCTCTCCTGTCGATCATTTCCTGGACCGACATCCCATCATCGATTATTTCCTCAATATTTTCGAAAGACCTGATTTCTCTTTCAAGTCTTGACCGGGCTCTGCGCTTGTAATCTATGGCCTTATTGATCGCAATCCTGCTGAGCCAGGTCTTAAATCCTTTGAATTGATACTGCGGAAGGGACCGATAAACCTGTAAAAATGTTTCCTGGGCCAGGTTTTCTGCCTCAAATGAATCCTGCACAATATTCAGACATATGCTGAATACCAGCTGTTTATATTCTTCGACGAGTAAGCGAAAGGCCTCCTGATCGCCATTTGCTGCTTTTTTCACGACTAATTCAGAGTCTATTGTCCCCTCCTCCTTTCCCCTCATCTATATAGACGATAGTAAATCAACATTTACTTCAGCAAATTCGATGAAAAAAGACTGTCCCTTTTCTAGACAGTCTGAAGTATGGCAATAAAGTATTGTACTGTATTATTGTTGATCGCTGTTCGGGGAGCTTAAGGCCTGAATCAATCGGGCAGTCATTTTCACAAGCATCTCTTTAACGATTGAAATCTCGTCCTTGGTTGCCTTATCAAGATGTATCCCACAGCAAACAGCAACATTTTTATTCAGGGCCGAGGAAATTTGATCGGCAACCACTCCGATCACTTCCCCCTCCCGATGTCCCGGAAGGACGATCATTTTCATATCGCCGGACCAATCTGAGCCCGGAGTGACTTGCCGGACAGCAACAGCCCCAATGTGCGGAGTATCGCCACCGGAAATAAGGATACATAAATCCTCACCCATTCGGACAGCGTAAAAAAGGATTTCGATCCGACCCTGTTTTTCACGGAAAATCAATAGATCGTTTTCCATAGGCTACCTTTGATCACATCCCGACAAGCAGGTCATTCCTGCTCCGCCCTGTTCGCATATACATGGTCTCTCCTCAGCCGTTCATCGGCATGGGGCTCTTTTTGTTCATCAGGATAGCCGATCCCTATGATACAAGCCAATTTGAGACACTCCGGTATGTTCAGAATTTTTCTGACATAATCCTCACTTGTGATCTCTTTACTGTGTTTTCTGTTTCTCACCTGAACCCAGCAAGACCCCAGTCCCAAAGCCTGTGCCGAGAGTTGAATATAGGTTGCCGCAATACTGCTATCCTCAATCCAGGCATCCGTCGTTTGAGGATCAGCGCTCACAACGATACACAAAGGGGCGTTTTTGAGGAAAGAAGATCCTACTTCCCTGGCCTTGGCCAGCTCAACGATCAGCTCCTTGTCATTGACAACAAAGAATCTGGTTGGATAAATTGCATTTCCGGAGGGAGCCAATAGGGCTGCCTTAATGATCGCATCAACTTTTTCCTGCTCGACGGCGATCTCTTGATATTTTCTGATGCTTCTTCGATTGGCCATGATATCCAACATTGCAAATTCCCCCTTTTGCCTTTTTATTTCTTTATCATTATTTTAACAAATTATTGGAAAAATTTTAACTGTCAAAAATAATATCCCGGCAATTTTAAGCAGACTATCTTCAGCTGAGAAGCTAAGCCGATCATATTGAGCCCTTCAACAGATCGGCGGTGATCAGGCTTTAACAGATTCTGGGGAGACCTTCCCCCTGTAAAACATCAATGATCCTGCTGCCGCCCAGTTTTGTTTTTACTGTAACCAGCTGGTTCCCCGTCTCTGTGACTTTGCCAATAACCCCTGCCATTTTTCCCAAAGAATTCTTTCTTAGGATTTCCAGTGCTTTTTCCTCATCCCTGGAATCCACGATCACCATAAATTTGCCTTCGTTCGCCATATAAATGGGATCTAACCCTAAAATATCACAAAAGCCTTTCACTTCCGGATCTATGGGGATCAGTTTTTCTTCTATCTGAATACTGATTTTACCGGCTTCGGCCACCTCATTCAGGACCGTGCCCAGTCCGCCCCTTGTGATATCCCTCATGATCCTTAAGCCGAGACCGCTGTTTAATAAGGCCTCAACCATGCTGCCTAAACAAGCGCAATCACTGGTGATTTTGTTTTCAATCTTCATTCTCTGAGCGAAGATACAGGATTGATGATTACCCAATGTGCCGCTCACAATAATGGAATCACCCGCCTTGATCCGCTCTGCGCCCAATTGATGCCGATGTTTGATAAATCCCAGGCCGGCAGTATTAATATACAGTCCGCCGCTGCCTTCGATGACTTTTGTATCACCGGTAACGATTTTGACATTGATCTCTTTGGCCGTTTGAGCCATTGTTTTGACCGCCGCTTCCAAGACTTCCAGTTCAAGCCCTTCCTCAAGAATAAAGCCCGCTGTGATATACTGCGGCTCCGCCCCGACCATCCATAAGTCATTTGCCGTCCCGCAAACAGCCAGTTTTCCGATATTGCCCCCTGGAAAAACAATAGGGGTAATGACATAGGAATCCGTGGTCATGGCCAAAGGATAAGCGGTCGGAGGCAAACATGCCGAATCCTCTAATCTGTCCAAAAACTCATTGGAGAAATACTTTTTAAATAAATTGCTGATAAGTTCCCTGGTGGCGTTTCCGCCGCTGCCGTGGGCTAAGTTAACCTTCATCTTGTCACCTGCTTTGAGAGATTACTTTGAAAATCTGTACCAAATCCCGCAAGAACCTTCTGCCGATACCATACAAGGGCCTTTGGCCTTTGTCGGCGTACAAACTGTTTTAAACAACGGGCACTCATCAGGATTTATCCTGCCGATAATGACTTCCGCGCACCGGCAGGGTGATGAGGCATCAACCTGTTTATCACGAATATCAAATGATCCGGCGTCATATTCCCGGTACTCAGGACGCAAATAGAGACCTGAATCCGGAATGTCGCCCAAGCCCCGCCAGGCGGCTGTTCCCTGTTCAAAGTATTGATCAATTAAATGTAAAGCCTTAATGTTGCCCTCTTCCCGGACTGAGGAAGAATATAAATTATGAACCTCCGCCTTGTTTTTTTCCTTTTGTTTAACCAGGTCATAAATTGCCGCTAAAATATACTCTCCCTCAAAACCGGCGACAGCGAAGGGACGGCCATAGTTTCCGGCCAGTTCGGCATAGGCCTTGGACCCAAGGATTGAACTGACATGTCCGGGAGCGATAAACCCGTTTATCCCCGTGTCACTGGCACAGACAAATTCCAGAGCCGGTATCACTCTGCGCAGTGCCGTCAGCAATTTAACGTTATTTAAACCGCCGGCAATGATCTGCTGCAGCACCAGCGCATAGGATGGCACCGTCGTTTCAAAGCCAACAGCGGCTATGATAAAGGTCATACCTGGTCTTTCTTTCGCTCTTTTTAAGACATCTAAAGGGGAATACATGATCTCGACTTTGGCCCCTTCCCCTTTGGCTTCACTGAGGGACTGCTTTGTTCCGGCAACCTTCATCATATCACCGAAGGTAAGCAGTAAGCAATCCGGCTTCTTTGACCATTCTATGGCCCGGTCAATATATTCAGCCGGTGTGATGCAGACCGGACATCCCGGTCCGGAAATCAGCCTGATCTTATCGGAAATCAGGCTTCTGATGCCATGACGAAAAATACTGGCGGTGTGCGTGCCGCAAACCTCCATAATATTAACCTGTTGATCATAGGCTTTGAGTTCACTGATGATCTCTTCGATATTCATTTGGTTATTGACTCCAATTCAGCAAATATACTGATGATTTCTTCTGCCATATCCTTTTGTACGGTCTCTATCGCGCAGCCGGCATGAACCAGAACATAATCCCCTTCTTTGGCGTCCACCGCGCCCAGCATAATATCGACAATATTGCCGTTAAAATCCACTTTTCCCGTCATTCCATCCGTTTCAATGACTTTTCCCGGAATAGCCACACACATTGACAACTCACATCCTATTTTCAAAATATAGACACGATCTCTAGATCGGCAGGCTTCCTTAGAATTATGATCATTATACCATGATCCTGTCTGCAAATAAAAAATATGAAAATTGAAATATATTACAAATAAAATAAGTGTGGATATTGTCATTGCTCATCCACACTTCAGTTTATTTACTTGCTTTCCGCAAAAGCACTTATCCCATTCCGTTGTCTTGTTCAGCCGACTTTTTGGCTGATCCAGTCAGCCACTGCGTTAAACCCTTCGCCTGTCTTGGCATTGACTTCGAAAATTGGAGCAGTCTTGTTCAGCGCCTTGATTCCTTTTGTAAAGAACTCATCGTTAAAGTCGACATAAGTTTTCAGATCGCACTTCGTCAGCAAAATGATATCTGCTTTTTCAAAAGCCAGAGGATATTTATAAGGCTTGTCACTCCCCTCAGCCGCTGAACAGATTAACATTTTTATGTGTTCACCGATCTGAAATTCGGCAGGACATACCAGATTTCCAATGTTTTCAATAAAAAGAATTCCCGACTGATCAAGGGGCAGCCCCTTCAGAGAAGTCTTAATTGTCGGCGCATCAAGGTGGCAAGCCCCGTTCGTATTGATCTGAATGGTTTCTATCCCCAGCTCTTTCAGTTTGACCGTATCAATATCCGATTCAATATCTCCTTCGATCACATAGATCTTCTTAGAACCAAGATGTTGAACCATGCTAATGATGCTTGATGTCTTTCCAGCCCCCGGAGCACCCATGATGTTCACACAGAATATTCCCTTGCTCTCCAGTTCTTGGTTCGTTTCTGCCGCGATTTTATCATTCTCATCGTAAATATCCTGAATAACTTCAATTTCCGTATTCGCCATTTGATTCACCCCAATTAAGTTTCGATTTCAATATTTTTTACATAAAATTCTTTGCCGATCTCACTTGGTTCGCCGTCTTTCCCACACTCCGGACAGGCGAAGGAAAGAGGCTTTCGGACATAATAGATCTCACAGTCCGGACATCTCATCTTGGCCTTGACATTCTCTATTTCCAGAACCGCCCCTTCACAGGGCGTGTCCTTGGAAATAATGTCAAAATACATCATAATCGAATCTCCGATAAATCCGGAGTACTCCCCCACAACCAAGGCAATGCG harbors:
- a CDS encoding DUF4097 family beta strand repeat-containing protein, coding for MRKWRVGTVSMGSMLIATGILLLGGQFNGINGAILIMRWWPLILIVLGAEILAYLFFSREEQPKLKFDGLSIFLVLLVILASTGVYAAQSIFAGEYSPALFNGLGLYKYESLHNKSYTIDAAKVKSIDIRNSKGNINIEKNEGNSVEIDAEMLIKSNQEQTAVQLADQLVMVREGETLKIETKYEDILDFDTTFQVKVNYTVRVPKEVDYKIRNENGDTFVEGVRGKLTIVSQAGDLQVKEHQGELEAESSSGDIRVENNTGRLKLDQQYGGSIVLKNLSVTDQDIIITSRDGDIRATLPKAQKGTFAAVSQNGEIRCEGYDLKRTPDESEADLNGIQGDSEPRIEERRESGTEFKGILGDPKPRIELKTENGRIDLEGV
- a CDS encoding RNA polymerase sigma factor, with amino-acid sequence MRGKEEGTIDSELVVKKAANGDQEAFRLLVEEYKQLVFSICLNIVQDSFEAENLAQETFLQVYRSLPQYQFKGFKTWLSRIAINKAIDYKRRARSRLEREIRSFENIEEIIDDGMSVQEMIDRREEIRILKACMQKIPEPYMRVLKKSYEEGKSCKEIAVEENISPRTVETRLYRGRKILREYFQEMNKT
- a CDS encoding nitroreductase family protein, which translates into the protein MLDIMANRRSIRKYQEIAVEQEKVDAIIKAALLAPSGNAIYPTRFFVVNDKELIVELAKAREVGSSFLKNAPLCIVVSADPQTTDAWIEDSSIAATYIQLSAQALGLGSCWVQVRNRKHSKEITSEDYVRKILNIPECLKLACIIGIGYPDEQKEPHADERLRRDHVYANRAEQE
- the hypE gene encoding hydrogenase expression/formation protein HypE, with the translated sequence MKVNLAHGSGGNATRELISNLFKKYFSNEFLDRLEDSACLPPTAYPLAMTTDSYVITPIVFPGGNIGKLAVCGTANDLWMVGAEPQYITAGFILEEGLELEVLEAAVKTMAQTAKEINVKIVTGDTKVIEGSGGLYINTAGLGFIKHRHQLGAERIKAGDSIIVSGTLGNHQSCIFAQRMKIENKITSDCACLGSMVEALLNSGLGLRIMRDITRGGLGTVLNEVAEAGKISIQIEEKLIPIDPEVKGFCDILGLDPIYMANEGKFMVIVDSRDEEKALEILRKNSLGKMAGVIGKVTETGNQLVTVKTKLGGSRIIDVLQGEGLPRIC
- the hypD gene encoding hydrogenase formation protein HypD, which translates into the protein MNIEEIISELKAYDQQVNIMEVCGTHTASIFRHGIRSLISDKIRLISGPGCPVCITPAEYIDRAIEWSKKPDCLLLTFGDMMKVAGTKQSLSEAKGEGAKVEIMYSPLDVLKRAKERPGMTFIIAAVGFETTVPSYALVLQQIIAGGLNNVKLLTALRRVIPALEFVCASDTGINGFIAPGHVSSILGSKAYAELAGNYGRPFAVAGFEGEYILAAIYDLVKQKEKNKAEVHNLYSSSVREEGNIKALHLIDQYFEQGTAAWRGLGDIPDSGLYLRPEYREYDAGSFDIRDKQVDASSPCRCAEVIIGRINPDECPLFKTVCTPTKAKGPCMVSAEGSCGIWYRFSK
- a CDS encoding HypC/HybG/HupF family hydrogenase formation chaperone, which codes for MCVAIPGKVIETDGMTGKVDFNGNIVDIMLGAVDAKEGDYVLVHAGCAIETVQKDMAEEIISIFAELESITK
- the hypB gene encoding hydrogenase nickel incorporation protein HypB, which encodes MANTEIEVIQDIYDENDKIAAETNQELESKGIFCVNIMGAPGAGKTSSIISMVQHLGSKKIYVIEGDIESDIDTVKLKELGIETIQINTNGACHLDAPTIKTSLKGLPLDQSGILFIENIGNLVCPAEFQIGEHIKMLICSAAEGSDKPYKYPLAFEKADIILLTKCDLKTYVDFNDEFFTKGIKALNKTAPIFEVNAKTGEGFNAVADWISQKVG
- a CDS encoding hydrogenase maturation nickel metallochaperone HypA, giving the protein MHEFPITKQIIKIASDKAKENNARKVTRIALVVGEYSGFIGDSIMMYFDIISKDTPCEGAVLEIENVKAKMRCPDCEIYYVRKPLSFACPECGKDGEPSEIGKEFYVKNIEIET